The sequence AAGGGTCCGGCCCCCCTGCCCGGCGCGCGGCGCGACCAGCGGCGCGGCGCTGTAGCCGGCGGCCTCGACCTCCCGGACCAGAGCGGCGAGGTCGAGGGCACCTGGCGCCAGGGGCGCCGCGTCGACGAGGCTGACCGTGGCGCGTTCCGTCGCGTAGTTCACCGACGCGTCGACGCCGGGCAGCTTGTTGAGCCGGCGTTGCACCCTGGCCGCGCAGGAGGCACAGGTCATCCCGCCGACGAGCAGTTCCACGGTGTCGCCGGGGCCCAGGGGCTCGCCGGCGTCGCCCGGTCGAAGCCCGGCCGTCCGAGCGTTGCGAACTGCGGCCATCGTCGTCGCCTCCGTCCCCGGATCTGAGCCGATTTCAGGCGAGCTGGTAGCCGGCCTCTTCGACGGCGGCGCGGACAGCGGCACTGTCGAGCGGCGCCTCGCTGCCCACCTCGGCCTGCCCGGAGGCGAGGTCGACCTTCACCGCCGTGACGCCGGGCAGCTGGGAGAGCTCCTCGGTCACGGCCTGGACACAGTGCCCGCAGGTCATACCGGTCACGGTGTAGGTGCTGACAGTCATCAGAATCCCTCCCGGCCCGCGGCGCCACCCCGACGCCGCCGTACTACGGTCTCACGATACCCCCCGGGGGTACCAGAAATCGCCGAGCGGCCGAATCCCGGAAACGCCGAGCGGCCAGCGGCGACTTTCGCCA is a genomic window of Pseudofrankia inefficax containing:
- a CDS encoding heavy-metal-associated domain-containing protein; its protein translation is MTVSTYTVTGMTCGHCVQAVTEELSQLPGVTAVKVDLASGQAEVGSEAPLDSAAVRAAVEEAGYQLA